In one Stenotrophomonas maltophilia genomic region, the following are encoded:
- a CDS encoding AAA family ATPase, with translation MLQTLAVANYRSLHTLVLPLQQLNVITGDNGSGKSSLYRALRLLAETAQGGVASALAREGGLGSALWAGPGRIDRRVAAGEIPLQGGPRQEPVGLRLGFATDDYGYAIDLGYPPPSLSAFALDPQIKAEAIWAGPFLRTASQLVDRRGGMVRQRHARGWDVLDDRLSLFDSLFTQVADPQRMPETFALREYIRRWRFYDHFRSDADALARQPAMATRTPVLHHDGRDLAAAWVTILENGDPVALARTVDDAFPGASVGFEVLDGRMVLRFHQPGLLRPLSMAELSDGTLRFLLLAAALHTPRPPPLMVLNEPETSLHPDLLPALARLIVAASSRSQVWVVSHASRLIAALEQAPARHSVHLHKEHGRTLLSGQGLLDAPAWHWPRR, from the coding sequence ATGCTGCAGACCCTGGCCGTCGCCAATTATCGCTCGCTGCATACGCTGGTGCTGCCGTTGCAGCAGCTGAACGTGATCACCGGCGACAACGGCAGCGGCAAGTCCAGCCTGTATCGGGCGCTGCGCCTGCTGGCTGAAACCGCCCAGGGCGGGGTGGCCTCAGCGCTGGCGCGCGAGGGTGGGCTGGGCTCGGCGCTGTGGGCAGGGCCCGGCAGGATCGACCGCCGGGTAGCTGCAGGCGAGATTCCGCTGCAGGGAGGGCCGCGACAGGAGCCGGTAGGCCTCAGACTGGGTTTCGCCACCGATGACTACGGCTACGCCATCGACCTCGGTTACCCGCCGCCCAGCCTGTCGGCATTCGCCCTGGACCCGCAGATCAAGGCCGAAGCAATCTGGGCCGGTCCCTTCCTGCGCACAGCCAGTCAGCTGGTGGATCGCCGGGGCGGGATGGTGCGGCAGCGCCATGCACGTGGCTGGGATGTGCTGGACGACCGGTTGTCGCTGTTCGACAGCCTGTTCACCCAGGTAGCTGATCCGCAGCGCATGCCGGAGACCTTCGCCCTGCGCGAGTACATCCGGCGCTGGCGCTTCTACGATCACTTCCGCAGCGATGCCGATGCCCTGGCACGGCAGCCGGCGATGGCCACGCGTACCCCGGTGCTGCACCACGATGGCCGCGATCTGGCCGCAGCGTGGGTGACCATCCTGGAAAACGGTGACCCGGTCGCGCTGGCTCGCACGGTGGACGATGCCTTTCCCGGGGCTTCGGTGGGATTCGAGGTGCTGGATGGACGGATGGTGCTGCGGTTCCACCAGCCCGGCCTGCTGCGGCCGCTGTCGATGGCCGAACTGTCCGACGGCACGCTGCGTTTCCTGCTGCTGGCTGCTGCCCTGCATACGCCGCGGCCGCCGCCGCTGATGGTGCTCAACGAACCGGAAACCAGCCTGCATCCTGACCTGCTGCCTGCGTTGGCGCGGCTGATCGTGGCGGCCAGTTCACGCAGCCAGGTGTGGGTGGTGTCGCACGCCAGCCGCCTGATCGCCGCCCTGGAGCAGGCGCCCGCCCGCCATTCCGTGCATCTGCACAAGGAACACGGCCGCACGCTGCTGAGCGGGCAGGGCCTGCTGGACGCGCCGGCATGGCACTGGCCGCGGCGGTGA
- the ubiM gene encoding 5-demethoxyubiquinol-8 5-hydroxylase UbiM, with translation MRRMDVVVVGAGPAGLCFARALAGSGLQIGLIEAQPRQALAEAAFDGREIALTHASRQSLEQLGLWARLPEAEISELRDAKVMNGGSPFALTFASSQVDGQPLGWLVPNHLIRRAAWDAVQRQDGLELFDGRKVQGVQADAQGHVVALDDGSRLHARLLVAADSRFSATRRMLGIGAQMRDFGKSMLVCRMRVERDHHHTAWEWFGYGRTMALLPLNEGQASAVITLPPRRIEDLLAMDEVAFGEAVSGFFEHRLGGMQPVATPQAYPLVGVYAHHFAGERSALIGDAAVGMHPVTAHGFNLGLASAQRLARGIAGQQRRGADIAAAGMLASYQRGHRMAARPLYEATNAIASLYTDDRRPARLLRAAGLRVAQGVAPFRQLIASHLTQRVA, from the coding sequence ATGCGCAGGATGGATGTGGTGGTGGTCGGCGCGGGGCCGGCAGGACTGTGCTTCGCACGCGCGCTGGCCGGCAGCGGGCTGCAGATCGGGCTGATCGAAGCGCAGCCACGCCAGGCGCTCGCCGAAGCGGCGTTCGACGGCCGCGAGATCGCGCTGACCCACGCGTCGCGGCAGAGCCTGGAGCAGCTGGGGCTGTGGGCACGGCTGCCGGAGGCCGAGATTTCCGAACTGCGCGATGCCAAGGTGATGAACGGCGGCTCGCCGTTCGCACTGACCTTCGCCAGCAGCCAGGTCGATGGTCAGCCGCTGGGTTGGCTGGTGCCCAATCATCTGATCCGCCGTGCGGCGTGGGACGCGGTGCAGCGCCAGGACGGCCTGGAGCTGTTCGACGGGCGCAAGGTGCAGGGCGTGCAGGCCGATGCGCAGGGCCATGTAGTCGCGCTGGATGACGGCAGCAGGCTGCATGCGCGGCTGCTGGTGGCCGCGGACAGCCGTTTCTCCGCAACCCGGCGCATGCTCGGCATCGGTGCGCAGATGCGCGACTTCGGCAAGTCGATGCTGGTGTGCCGCATGCGCGTCGAACGCGACCATCACCACACCGCGTGGGAGTGGTTCGGCTACGGTCGTACGATGGCGCTGCTGCCGCTCAACGAAGGCCAGGCATCTGCGGTGATCACGCTGCCCCCGCGGCGGATCGAGGATCTGCTGGCGATGGATGAGGTAGCCTTCGGTGAGGCCGTCAGCGGCTTCTTCGAGCATCGGCTGGGGGGCATGCAGCCGGTCGCCACGCCGCAGGCCTATCCGTTGGTGGGTGTCTATGCACACCATTTCGCAGGCGAGCGCTCGGCGCTGATCGGCGATGCCGCGGTGGGCATGCACCCGGTCACCGCCCATGGCTTCAACCTGGGCCTGGCCAGTGCCCAGCGCCTGGCGCGGGGCATCGCCGGCCAGCAGCGCCGCGGCGCGGACATCGCTGCGGCCGGCATGCTGGCCAGCTACCAGCGTGGCCATCGGATGGCGGCGCGACCGCTGTACGAGGCGACCAATGCGATCGCCAGCCTGTACACCGATGATCGGCGCCCGGCGCGGCTGCTGCGGGCAGCGGGCCTGCGTGTCGCCCAGGGCGTGGCACCGTTCAGGCAGCTGATCGCCTCGCACCTGACCCAGCGCGTGGCCTGA
- a CDS encoding diguanylate cyclase encodes MPWPAQAGAAMHGPDYLLVGVATAEPTPHRACTAQMLAGPRQQVRVPAPPAGWSGEPQALDVFNVFAGEVQVRHGDREICGDMHDARTRDSRFRAGVGLVAVPPAGSHEPFLVSWQTPLKDRWVPTLRLGAPSPVQQNDTARLLVRAACIAVALALALSALMAYLTTRDRSFLVYIAGTGVLVLWQAILGGLSGYPEPWLPVGTRGAWWLLALTAASQALVLPALWWLNGGDRLWPKSRLLQQMVLCALLGVAALVPWLRWDQLAWVAQGLQVTYLAGCGVSLLMGIGARWRGDRWALAGLAALAPMLVLIGADACAAEWLLEYRVEALQLAITWLLMMAAYALNLRLGRLRQQRDEMRQLAETDGLTGLPNRRAGLRELGHHLERVDRERGPMVIGFLDIDLFKDINDRHGHEVGDQVLVAVARALRAAVRSQDQVVRMGGEEFLLLMPGMPREAAAARLDRLRQRITEACQALQVPGLEVTASIGLAQWRPGEDDLAALLRRADHAMYVAKRAGRNRVFDGEELDPPAPA; translated from the coding sequence ATGCCGTGGCCTGCGCAGGCCGGTGCGGCGATGCACGGTCCCGACTACCTGCTGGTGGGCGTTGCCACCGCCGAGCCTACGCCCCATCGCGCCTGTACTGCGCAGATGCTGGCCGGGCCACGCCAGCAGGTGAGGGTGCCGGCGCCGCCGGCGGGCTGGTCGGGCGAACCCCAGGCGCTGGATGTGTTCAATGTGTTCGCGGGCGAGGTCCAGGTACGGCACGGCGACCGGGAGATCTGCGGCGACATGCATGATGCGCGTACCCGCGACTCGCGTTTCCGAGCCGGCGTGGGCCTGGTTGCGGTGCCGCCGGCCGGCAGTCACGAGCCATTCCTGGTCTCGTGGCAGACGCCGCTGAAGGATCGTTGGGTACCGACGCTACGGCTCGGCGCACCCAGCCCGGTGCAGCAGAACGACACTGCGCGGCTGCTGGTCCGCGCGGCCTGCATCGCGGTGGCGCTGGCCTTGGCGCTGTCGGCGCTGATGGCCTATCTGACCACCCGTGATCGCAGCTTCCTGGTGTACATCGCGGGTACCGGCGTGCTGGTGCTGTGGCAGGCCATCCTCGGAGGCCTCAGCGGCTATCCGGAGCCGTGGCTGCCGGTCGGCACGCGTGGCGCCTGGTGGCTGCTGGCGCTGACGGCAGCGAGCCAGGCACTGGTGCTGCCTGCCCTGTGGTGGCTGAACGGTGGCGACCGGTTGTGGCCGAAGTCACGCCTGCTCCAGCAGATGGTCCTGTGCGCCCTGCTGGGCGTAGCCGCGCTGGTGCCGTGGCTGCGCTGGGATCAGCTCGCATGGGTCGCGCAGGGGCTGCAGGTGACCTACCTGGCCGGCTGCGGCGTCTCCCTGCTGATGGGGATAGGGGCGCGGTGGCGTGGCGACCGCTGGGCCCTGGCTGGATTGGCGGCGCTGGCGCCGATGCTGGTGCTGATCGGCGCCGACGCCTGCGCTGCGGAGTGGCTGCTGGAGTACCGGGTGGAGGCGCTGCAGCTGGCGATCACCTGGCTGCTGATGATGGCGGCCTACGCCCTGAACCTGCGGCTGGGACGCCTGCGCCAGCAGCGTGACGAGATGCGCCAGCTGGCCGAGACCGACGGCCTGACCGGGCTGCCCAACCGCCGCGCCGGTCTGCGGGAGCTCGGCCATCATCTGGAACGGGTGGATCGTGAGCGTGGCCCGATGGTGATCGGCTTCCTCGACATTGATCTGTTCAAGGACATCAACGACCGCCACGGGCATGAGGTGGGTGACCAGGTACTGGTCGCCGTGGCCCGTGCGCTGCGGGCCGCCGTGCGCAGCCAGGACCAGGTGGTGCGGATGGGCGGCGAGGAGTTCCTGCTGCTGATGCCGGGCATGCCGCGCGAGGCGGCGGCGGCGCGGCTGGATCGCCTGCGCCAGCGCATCACCGAGGCCTGCCAGGCCCTGCAGGTGCCGGGGCTGGAGGTGACCGCCAGCATCGGCCTGGCCCAGTGGCGGCCGGGCGAGGACGACCTGGCCGCGCTGCTGCGCCGGGCCGACCATGCCATGTACGTGGCCAAGCGCGCGGGCCGTAACCGGGTGTTCGACGGCGAAGAACTGGATCCACCCGCACCAGCATGA
- a CDS encoding sensor domain-containing diguanylate cyclase has protein sequence MIKPDKPANEALRLEALYRYRILDSERERSFDDLVVIAKAVCGTSMAAVTLIDVERQWFKSIQGIDATETLRSESMCGHAILQPQEVMVVEDALQDVRFHDNPVVVGDPHIRFYAGAPLISSDGLPLGTLCVFDARPQHLERAKAEALSALSRQVMLVMELRRFALDIQKHMLERDDYERLLSEYHDVLLAQNADLAEQSRTDALTGLPNRRAMAVALEESLADADGQPRQVCVALLDIDHFKSINDFHGHATGDRVLAELGALLRAHFAGGGTAARYGGEEFVAVMPDTDLHAAGVQCEFLRMAVGNLPLGFPVTVSIGVAMHRAGDSVDQTLARADAALYRAKGNGRNRVEFAD, from the coding sequence ATGATCAAGCCCGACAAGCCCGCCAATGAAGCGCTTCGCCTGGAAGCGCTGTACCGCTACCGCATCCTTGATTCGGAACGCGAGAGATCGTTCGACGATCTGGTGGTGATCGCCAAGGCGGTCTGCGGCACGTCGATGGCGGCCGTCACGCTGATCGACGTTGAACGGCAATGGTTCAAGTCGATCCAGGGCATCGATGCCACCGAGACCCTGCGCAGCGAATCGATGTGCGGCCATGCGATCCTGCAGCCGCAGGAGGTGATGGTGGTCGAGGACGCACTGCAGGACGTGCGCTTCCATGACAATCCGGTGGTGGTGGGCGATCCGCACATCCGCTTCTACGCCGGCGCACCGCTGATCAGTTCCGACGGACTGCCGCTCGGGACGCTGTGCGTGTTCGATGCGCGCCCGCAGCATCTGGAACGGGCCAAGGCCGAGGCACTCAGTGCGCTGTCACGGCAGGTGATGCTGGTGATGGAGCTGCGCCGCTTTGCACTGGACATCCAGAAGCACATGCTGGAACGCGATGACTACGAACGCCTGTTGTCCGAGTATCACGATGTGCTGCTGGCACAGAACGCGGATCTGGCCGAACAGAGCCGTACCGATGCACTGACCGGGCTACCGAACCGGCGGGCGATGGCGGTCGCGCTGGAAGAGTCCCTCGCCGATGCCGATGGCCAGCCACGACAGGTTTGCGTGGCATTGCTGGACATCGACCACTTCAAGAGCATCAATGATTTCCACGGGCATGCGACCGGTGACCGTGTGCTGGCCGAACTGGGGGCATTGCTGCGCGCGCATTTCGCCGGCGGCGGAACGGCGGCGCGGTATGGCGGCGAGGAATTCGTGGCGGTGATGCCGGACACGGATCTCCACGCGGCAGGCGTGCAGTGTGAGTTCCTGCGTATGGCCGTGGGCAACCTGCCGCTCGGCTTTCCGGTCACGGTCAGCATCGGCGTGGCCATGCATCGCGCCGGCGACAGTGTCGACCAGACCCTGGCTCGTGCCGACGCGGCGCTGTACCGGGCCAAGGGCAACGGACGCAACCGCGTGGAGTTCGCGGACTGA
- a CDS encoding pseudouridine synthase: protein MTTRLNKHIADTGFCSRREADRLIAARRVTVNGHPAGTGAVVGEGDQVLVDGQPLRARTARKPGARRHVYIALNKPVGVTCTTESSVKGNIVDFVGHEQRIFPIGRLDKESEGLILMTSNGDIVNQILRAENGHQKEYLVAVNKPVTDEFLRGMARGVRIHNQMTLPCRTSRIAKFGFRITLEQGLNRQIRLMAAEFGYRVTQLRRVRIDNIKIGALKPGQWRNLTEQELHGLLPQQQDW from the coding sequence ATGACCACCCGACTCAACAAACATATCGCCGATACCGGCTTCTGCTCCCGTCGCGAGGCCGACCGCCTGATCGCCGCCCGCCGGGTCACCGTCAACGGCCATCCGGCCGGCACCGGTGCCGTGGTCGGCGAGGGCGACCAGGTGCTGGTCGACGGCCAGCCGCTGCGTGCCCGTACCGCACGCAAGCCGGGGGCGCGCCGCCACGTCTACATCGCGCTGAACAAGCCGGTCGGCGTCACCTGCACCACCGAAAGCTCGGTGAAAGGCAACATCGTCGACTTCGTCGGCCACGAGCAGCGCATCTTCCCGATCGGCCGCCTGGACAAGGAGTCGGAAGGACTGATCCTGATGACCAGCAATGGCGACATCGTCAACCAGATCCTGCGTGCCGAGAATGGCCACCAGAAGGAGTATCTGGTGGCGGTGAACAAGCCGGTCACCGACGAGTTCCTGCGCGGCATGGCCCGTGGTGTGCGCATCCACAACCAGATGACCCTGCCTTGCCGCACCTCGCGCATCGCCAAATTCGGGTTCCGCATCACCCTGGAGCAGGGCCTGAACCGGCAGATCCGCCTGATGGCGGCGGAGTTCGGATACCGCGTCACCCAGCTGCGCCGCGTCCGCATCGACAACATCAAGATCGGTGCGCTGAAGCCGGGCCAGTGGCGCAACCTGACCGAGCAGGAGCTGCACGGCCTGCTGCCGCAGCAGCAGGACTGGTAA
- a CDS encoding putative bifunctional diguanylate cyclase/phosphodiesterase, which produces MGRSGTDIHSRRVPMSRGLGLRFALLTGMAIGLVALSALIQELQAASTAWIAGQGYWSRGQQDATAALSRYLARGDARDLEDARQALRVPMGDLQGRLALEQPRPDIERARQGFLQGGNARADVPRLIFSFRHARDLGAFREATALWRATDDDLMAVHRLVDELQHRHADGPLPVAARDRYLQQLRDLDRRLQVQAQAFSQALLRMAAAVRMATLVVGGLSVLAISLMAVALARRVGKDLTEHESRFRAAFYQANVGMLKLDAGGRVLEANQAMADILDHRRDALLQMSLGDLLMEGELVIDGVGRIDWERQLRPSELRFRRRDGSLVWGRWSGTGVRNTGGGLSVFAIVEDVSQNHALAREIEHHASHDPLTGLINRREIERLLERALLQVRSEGGTHALCYINLDHFKLVNDSFGHAAGDQMLRGFADYLVAAVREGDWVGRLGADEFAVFLAHAGQDEAKRVLQRVIRNLGQATFPISEGSLQLSCSIGVVEVSQEAPDVNWLMSAADSACYAAKQAGRNRVHCFNEDRMALDERRLEAERLQGVSRAMAENRMLLYAQRIARVGDPGYLHYEVLVRMRDSDGTLHLPGQFMPAVERYGMAVTLDRHVLGLLFRHLQVCPAHVRQLGLCNVNVSAQSIAEPSFLAFVCDLLERNRVLASKLCFEITETAAISNLSQARAFIDAVKARGCRLALDDFGSGLSSFGYLRQLPADMLKIDGAFVRDMDVDPVSHATVRAITELGRELQMEVVAEWVESSEVAGALTRLGVQGLQGYAIERPQPLERMTLTDLRPVRLKAVKGPPAAG; this is translated from the coding sequence ATGGGTAGGAGTGGCACGGACATTCACAGCCGCCGGGTACCCATGTCCCGTGGGCTGGGGCTGAGGTTTGCGCTGTTGACGGGCATGGCGATCGGGCTGGTCGCATTGTCGGCGCTGATCCAGGAACTGCAGGCGGCTTCGACGGCGTGGATCGCCGGCCAGGGCTACTGGTCGCGTGGCCAGCAGGACGCCACGGCCGCTCTCAGCCGCTACCTGGCGCGGGGGGATGCCCGCGATCTGGAAGACGCCCGCCAGGCCCTGCGCGTGCCGATGGGGGACCTGCAGGGACGCCTGGCGCTGGAGCAGCCGAGACCGGATATCGAGCGTGCCCGACAGGGCTTCCTGCAGGGCGGCAACGCGCGTGCCGATGTGCCGCGGCTGATCTTTTCATTCCGTCACGCCCGTGACCTCGGCGCCTTCCGTGAAGCGACCGCCCTCTGGCGGGCGACCGACGACGACCTGATGGCCGTGCACCGGCTGGTCGATGAACTGCAGCATCGTCATGCCGACGGTCCACTGCCGGTCGCCGCGCGCGACCGGTACCTGCAGCAGCTCCGTGATCTCGACCGGCGGCTGCAGGTGCAGGCGCAGGCGTTTTCGCAGGCGCTGCTGCGGATGGCTGCCGCTGTAAGGATGGCGACCCTGGTTGTCGGCGGCCTGTCGGTGCTGGCGATCAGCCTGATGGCCGTCGCCCTGGCGCGACGGGTCGGCAAGGATCTGACGGAGCATGAAAGCCGCTTCCGCGCAGCCTTCTACCAGGCCAATGTCGGCATGCTGAAGCTTGATGCCGGCGGCCGGGTGCTGGAAGCCAACCAGGCGATGGCGGACATCCTCGACCATCGCCGTGACGCGCTGTTGCAGATGTCGCTGGGTGACCTGCTGATGGAAGGAGAGCTGGTCATCGACGGTGTTGGCCGGATCGACTGGGAGCGGCAGCTGCGGCCGAGCGAGCTGCGCTTCCGCCGTCGCGACGGCAGCCTGGTATGGGGGCGCTGGAGCGGTACCGGCGTGCGCAACACCGGTGGCGGGCTGTCGGTGTTCGCGATTGTCGAGGATGTCAGCCAGAACCATGCGCTGGCCCGCGAGATCGAACACCACGCCAGCCACGATCCGCTGACGGGCCTTATCAACCGGCGCGAGATCGAGCGCCTGCTCGAGCGTGCACTGCTGCAGGTGCGCAGCGAGGGGGGCACGCATGCGTTGTGCTACATCAATCTGGACCATTTCAAACTGGTCAATGACAGCTTCGGCCATGCCGCCGGCGACCAGATGCTGCGCGGTTTTGCCGACTATCTGGTCGCCGCCGTGCGCGAGGGCGACTGGGTTGGCCGGTTGGGTGCCGACGAATTCGCGGTGTTCCTGGCCCATGCGGGCCAGGATGAGGCCAAGCGCGTGCTGCAGCGGGTGATCCGCAATCTTGGCCAGGCCACATTCCCGATCAGCGAAGGCAGCCTGCAGCTGAGCTGCAGCATCGGCGTGGTCGAGGTCAGCCAGGAGGCCCCTGATGTCAACTGGCTGATGAGCGCAGCCGACAGTGCCTGTTACGCAGCCAAGCAGGCCGGTCGCAACCGCGTGCACTGTTTCAACGAGGACCGCATGGCGCTGGACGAACGGCGCCTGGAGGCCGAGCGCCTGCAGGGCGTGAGCCGGGCGATGGCCGAGAACCGCATGCTGCTGTACGCGCAGCGCATCGCCCGGGTGGGTGACCCGGGCTATCTGCACTACGAGGTGCTGGTGCGCATGCGCGACAGCGACGGTACGCTGCATCTGCCCGGCCAGTTCATGCCGGCGGTGGAGCGCTACGGCATGGCGGTGACACTGGACCGGCATGTGCTCGGCCTGCTGTTCCGGCACCTGCAGGTGTGCCCGGCGCATGTGCGCCAGCTCGGCCTGTGCAACGTCAACGTGTCCGCACAGTCGATCGCCGAACCCAGCTTCCTGGCTTTCGTCTGCGACCTGCTGGAGCGCAACCGCGTACTGGCGTCCAAGCTCTGCTTCGAGATCACCGAGACGGCCGCGATCAGCAATCTGAGCCAGGCGCGGGCGTTCATCGATGCGGTAAAGGCGCGTGGCTGCCGGCTGGCGCTGGACGATTTCGGATCGGGTCTGTCCTCGTTCGGGTACCTGCGCCAGCTGCCGGCCGACATGCTGAAGATCGACGGCGCATTCGTGCGCGACATGGATGTCGATCCGGTCAGTCACGCGACCGTACGCGCGATCACCGAACTGGGCCGCGAACTGCAGATGGAGGTCGTGGCCGAGTGGGTGGAGAGCAGCGAGGTGGCGGGGGCGCTGACCCGGCTGGGCGTGCAGGGGCTGCAGGGCTATGCGATCGAGCGGCCGCAGCCGCTGGAGCGGATGACCCTGACCGACCTGCGGCCGGTCAGGCTGAAGGCGGTGAAGGGCCCGCCGGCCGCAGGCTGA
- a CDS encoding RNA-binding S4 domain-containing protein, whose translation MQILEFDLDGDYVELKQLLKLADLVTSGGEAKMVISEGQVRVDGEVELRKACKIRAGQVVEFADSQIRVLAAG comes from the coding sequence ATGCAGATTCTCGAATTCGACCTCGACGGTGACTACGTCGAACTCAAGCAGCTGCTCAAGCTGGCCGACCTGGTCACCAGTGGCGGCGAGGCCAAGATGGTCATCAGCGAGGGCCAGGTACGGGTCGACGGCGAAGTTGAACTGCGCAAGGCCTGCAAGATCCGCGCAGGCCAGGTGGTCGAATTCGCCGACAGCCAGATCCGGGTGCTGGCGGCCGGCTGA
- a CDS encoding MAPEG family protein, protein MAAELTLLAWSTLLGFVYIFATSTVVTRERGMKWNASARDEQGRPLSPLAGRLQRAQSNFLETFPFFAAAAIAVVVAGRSSDTTALAAQAYFWARVVYLPLYAAGVPYVRSLVWLVSLLSILALVFALL, encoded by the coding sequence ATGGCGGCCGAACTGACACTGCTGGCGTGGTCGACGCTGCTGGGGTTTGTCTACATCTTCGCCACCTCCACGGTGGTGACCCGCGAGCGGGGCATGAAGTGGAACGCGTCGGCACGCGACGAACAGGGCCGGCCACTCAGCCCGCTGGCAGGGCGGCTGCAACGGGCCCAGTCCAACTTCCTTGAGACGTTCCCGTTCTTCGCCGCCGCCGCGATCGCGGTGGTGGTGGCCGGTCGCAGCAGCGACACCACGGCACTGGCCGCGCAGGCGTACTTCTGGGCACGGGTGGTCTACCTGCCGCTGTACGCCGCGGGTGTGCCCTACGTGCGCAGCCTGGTGTGGCTGGTGTCGCTGCTGTCGATCCTGGCGCTGGTGTTCGCACTGCTGTGA
- a CDS encoding DEAD/DEAH box helicase, with translation MSQDSQAQLQFAQLGLSEPVMQAVTAIGYETPSPIQAATIPAMLEGRDVLGQAQTGTGKTAAFALPVLSNIDLQQIKPQALVLAPTRELAIQVAEAFQSYSSKIPGFRVLPVYGGQPYGQQLSALRRGVHIVVGTPGRVIDHLDRSTLDLSELKTLVLDEADEMLRMGFIDDVEAVLKKLPEQRQVALFSATMPPQIRRIAQTYLQDPVEVTIAAKTTTSANIRQRYWWVSGMHKLDALTRILEVEPFDAMIIFARTKAGTEELASKLQARGLAAAAINGDMQQAQRERTIAMLKEGKLDILVATDVAARGLDVERISHVLNYDIPYDTESYVHRIGRTGRAGRSGEAILFATPREKGMLRQIERATRQPIEEMQLPSVEAVNDTRINKFTSRISETLGAGGLDFYRQLLERFENEQNVPAIEIAAALAKMLQGDTPFLLQPPVRAPREERAPRERFDRSDRPERGDRFDRNERGPRFERGPRRDDAEGGFEQRPRREVPPRGAPEQGMETYRISVGHQHGVKPANIVGAIANEAGLESRYIGRIDIHDDFSLLDLPAQMPQDVLTHLQKVWVSGQQLQMRPLAAGEEINPAPRPFKPRFDKRGPGGPGGPRRGGPGGPGGPGGDRDGRPPRRDGFKPRGPRSY, from the coding sequence ATGTCCCAAGATTCCCAAGCGCAGCTGCAGTTCGCGCAGCTCGGCCTGTCCGAGCCCGTGATGCAGGCGGTCACCGCCATCGGCTACGAAACCCCGTCGCCGATCCAGGCCGCCACCATCCCGGCGATGCTGGAAGGCCGCGACGTGCTGGGCCAGGCGCAGACCGGTACCGGCAAGACCGCCGCTTTCGCACTGCCCGTACTGTCCAACATCGACCTGCAGCAGATCAAGCCCCAGGCGCTGGTCCTTGCGCCGACCCGCGAACTGGCCATCCAGGTCGCCGAAGCGTTCCAGTCCTATTCGTCGAAGATCCCGGGCTTCCGCGTGCTGCCGGTGTACGGCGGCCAGCCGTATGGCCAGCAGCTGTCGGCCCTGCGCCGCGGCGTGCACATCGTGGTCGGTACCCCCGGCCGCGTGATCGACCATCTGGACCGCAGCACCCTGGACCTGTCCGAGCTGAAGACCCTGGTGCTGGACGAAGCCGATGAAATGCTGCGCATGGGCTTCATCGACGACGTCGAAGCCGTGCTGAAGAAGCTGCCGGAGCAGCGCCAGGTGGCCCTGTTCTCGGCCACCATGCCGCCGCAGATCCGCCGCATCGCGCAGACCTACCTGCAGGACCCGGTCGAGGTCACCATCGCGGCCAAGACCACCACCTCGGCCAACATCCGCCAGCGCTACTGGTGGGTGAGCGGCATGCACAAGCTGGACGCGCTGACCCGCATCCTGGAAGTCGAGCCGTTCGACGCGATGATCATCTTCGCGCGTACCAAGGCCGGTACCGAAGAACTGGCCAGCAAGCTGCAGGCCCGGGGCCTGGCCGCTGCCGCGATCAATGGCGACATGCAGCAGGCCCAGCGTGAGCGCACCATCGCCATGCTGAAGGAAGGCAAGCTGGACATCCTGGTGGCCACCGACGTTGCCGCCCGCGGCCTGGACGTCGAGCGCATCAGCCACGTGCTGAACTACGACATTCCGTACGACACCGAAAGCTACGTGCACCGCATCGGCCGTACCGGTCGTGCCGGCCGCAGCGGCGAGGCGATCCTGTTCGCGACCCCGCGCGAGAAGGGTATGCTGCGCCAGATCGAGCGCGCCACCCGCCAGCCGATCGAAGAGATGCAGCTGCCGAGCGTGGAAGCGGTCAACGATACCCGCATCAACAAGTTCACCTCGCGCATCAGCGAAACGCTCGGCGCCGGCGGCCTGGACTTCTACCGCCAGCTGCTGGAGCGCTTCGAGAACGAGCAGAACGTGCCGGCCATCGAAATTGCTGCCGCGCTGGCGAAGATGCTGCAGGGCGACACCCCGTTCCTGCTGCAGCCGCCGGTGCGTGCCCCGCGGGAAGAGCGTGCGCCGCGCGAGCGCTTCGACCGGAGCGACCGTCCGGAGCGTGGCGATCGCTTCGACCGCAACGAACGTGGCCCGCGCTTCGAGCGTGGTCCCCGCCGTGACGACGCCGAAGGGGGGTTCGAGCAGCGTCCGCGCCGTGAAGTTCCGCCGCGCGGTGCGCCGGAGCAGGGCATGGAGACCTACCGCATCTCGGTCGGTCACCAGCATGGCGTGAAGCCGGCGAACATCGTCGGCGCCATCGCCAACGAAGCCGGCCTGGAAAGCCGTTACATCGGCCGCATCGACATCCACGACGACTTCTCGCTGCTGGACCTGCCGGCGCAGATGCCGCAGGACGTGCTGACCCACCTGCAGAAGGTGTGGGTGTCCGGCCAGCAGCTGCAGATGCGTCCGCTGGCCGCCGGTGAAGAGATCAATCCGGCACCGCGTCCGTTCAAGCCGCGCTTCGACAAGCGGGGTCCGGGTGGCCCGGGTGGCCCGCGTCGTGGCGGCCCAGGTGGCCCGGGTGGTCCGGGCGGCGACCGTGACGGCCGTCCGCCGCGTCGTGATGGCTTCAAGCCGCGCGGCCCGCGCAGCTACTGA